The proteins below are encoded in one region of Triticum aestivum cultivar Chinese Spring chromosome 1B, IWGSC CS RefSeq v2.1, whole genome shotgun sequence:
- the LOC123125963 gene encoding probable plastid-lipid-associated protein 3, chloroplastic, giving the protein MAPLFASCHASHASLLLLSPNPAAAARLRVGGLRVRRPRRLRLPVRTAAGGSPLDAEIPDPTVDDDEWGREPPASAPGNSRPGVTDEWGEPGVAEPEQPSGADTPTNDDEWGGEPTPTPPKAKEAPVTKENEGREELKRCLVDTVYGSGLGLKTSSEVRGEVVELVAQLEASNPTPAPVQAPELDGNWILLYTAYSELLPILLAGATPFTRVDKISQEIDSRSMTIINASTISTPFASFSFSATASFEVQTPSRIEVQFKEGSFQPPEISSSVNLPEQIAIFGQKFSLGPVKELLEPLQRAFASIAGSISGQPPLKVPIPGDNKAKSWLLTTYLDKDLRISKGDGGGVFILAKEGSPLLD; this is encoded by the exons ATGGCTCCCCTCTTCGCCTCCTGCCACGCTTCCCACGCGTCCCTCCTACTCCTCTCccccaaccccgccgccgccgcacgtctCCGCGTCGGTGGCCTCCGAGTCAGGcggccgcgccgcctccgcctccccgtACGAACCGCCGCGGGAGGCAGCCCACTCGATGCCGAGATCCCCGACCCTACAGTCGACGACGACGAGTGGGGCCGCGAGCCGCCCGCTTCCGCGCCGGGTAACTCGCGCCCTGGCGTCACCGATGAGTGGGGCGAGCCGGGGGTGGCCGAGCCTGAGCAGCCCTCCGGCGCCGACACCCCTACCAACGACGACGAGTGGGGCGgggagcccacgccgacgccgcccAAGGCGAAGGAGGCTCCGGTTACGAAGGAGAACGAGGGGAGGGAGGAGCTGAAGCGGTGCTTGGTGGACACGGTGTACGGCTCCGGCCTGGGCCTTAAGACGTCCTCGGAGGTCAGGGGGGAGGTCGTGGAGCTCGTGGCCCAGCTCGAGGCTTCCAATCCCACGCCCGCGCCCGTCCAGGCGCCAGAGCTCGACGGAAACTGGATACTCCT GTATACAGCATATTCTGAGCTTCTACCGATTCTGCTTGCCGGGGCAACACCATTCACCAGAGTTGATAAGATATCCCAAGAAATTGACTCGAGAAGCATGACGATAATTAATGCTTCAACTATTTCGACTCCATTTGCTTCGTTTTCATTTAGCGCAACTGCTTCTTTTGAAGTCCAAACTCCATCAAGGATAGAG GTCCAATTCAAAGAGGGGAGCTTCCAGCCTCCTGAGATATCATCATCAGTAAATCTACCTGAACAGATCGCCATATTCGGGCAGAAGTTCAGCCTGGGGCCTGTTAAGGAGCTGCTGGAGCCTTTGCAGCGAGCATTTGCTAGCATTGCAGGGTCCATATCTGGGCAGCCACCCCTCAAGGTACCGATTCCCGGAGACAACAAGGCCAAGTCGTGGCTTTTGACAACCTACCTGGACAAAGACTTGAGGATTTCAAAAGGCGATGGAGGTGGCGTGTTTATTCTTGCCAAAGAGGGGAGCCCTTTACTAGATTAA